One region of Streptomyces sp. CG4 genomic DNA includes:
- a CDS encoding ATP-binding protein — MRVAFVGKGGSGKTTLSALFSRHLARSGVPVVAIDGDINQHLAYALGLDEDELFTAPPLSARTGEIKDYLRGTNPRIPSREAMVKTTPPGRGSRLLRLLGDDEIHSHHAQEVGGVPLMVTGAFDESDLGVACYHSKLGAVELYLNHLIDGPGEYVVVDMTAGADAFASGLFTRFDMTFLVVEPTRKSLSVYRQYRDHAAEFGIPVAVVGNKVTGADDLAFLRGHVGMDLIAHCEQSSYVRAQEQGRGGHGELEEHNARTLDRLRAVVDARTKDWAAFQKHAVDFHLRNAAAWANEATGQDLATQVDPDFRLGPAALAAFA, encoded by the coding sequence ATGCGCGTCGCATTCGTCGGCAAGGGCGGCAGCGGCAAGACGACGCTGTCCGCGCTCTTCTCCCGTCATCTGGCGCGTTCGGGCGTGCCGGTCGTCGCCATCGACGGCGACATCAACCAGCACCTGGCATACGCCCTTGGCCTCGACGAGGACGAACTGTTCACCGCGCCGCCGCTCAGCGCGCGCACCGGCGAGATCAAGGACTACCTGCGGGGCACGAACCCGCGGATCCCGTCCCGCGAAGCCATGGTCAAGACCACACCGCCGGGCCGCGGCTCCCGACTGTTGCGCCTGCTGGGCGACGACGAGATCCACAGCCACCACGCCCAGGAGGTCGGCGGCGTACCGCTGATGGTGACCGGGGCCTTCGACGAGAGCGATCTCGGCGTGGCCTGCTACCACTCCAAGCTCGGCGCGGTCGAGCTCTACCTCAACCACCTGATCGATGGCCCCGGTGAATACGTCGTCGTCGACATGACCGCCGGCGCCGACGCCTTCGCCTCGGGTCTGTTCACCCGTTTCGACATGACGTTCCTGGTCGTCGAACCGACCCGCAAGAGCCTCTCCGTCTACCGCCAGTACCGCGACCACGCCGCCGAGTTCGGCATCCCGGTCGCCGTCGTCGGCAACAAGGTCACCGGCGCGGACGACCTGGCCTTCCTGCGCGGCCACGTCGGCATGGATCTGATCGCCCACTGCGAGCAGTCCTCGTACGTGCGCGCCCAGGAGCAGGGCCGCGGCGGTCACGGCGAGCTGGAGGAGCACAACGCCCGCACACTGGACCGGCTGCGCGCGGTCGTGGACGCCCGCACCAAGGACTGGGCCGCCTTCCAGAAGCACGCCGTCGACTTCCATCTGCGCAACGCCGCCGCCTGGGCGAACGAGGCCACGGGTCAGGACCTCGCCACCCAGGTCGACCCCGACTTCCGGCTCGGCCCCGCAGCCCTGGCCGCCTTCGCCTGA